One part of the Mariniblastus fucicola genome encodes these proteins:
- a CDS encoding RNA polymerase sigma factor — translation MNDSLGNEKSPLEQWILGSQSGDEESLNRLAEYLLPKAFEIANRKMGSLSPVDDFEDVAVSAVKSVCLRFREGQSEFLGERELGGLLQQFVNGKIRTRRKYHYAEKRNVKLNASNEGVSRDDGSGGQSPIQRHAIEDAKSVWLDEHSISLPLPEQAYLASMVDGLGTDVQGLFSELVKRLGENPRKVLMLITTGSMSNRQLAEAMDCAPASIERYRKAIRRKLEEIVNE, via the coding sequence TTGAACGACTCGCTTGGCAACGAAAAATCTCCACTAGAACAATGGATCCTCGGCTCACAGTCCGGTGACGAAGAATCGTTGAATCGGCTCGCCGAATATTTGTTGCCCAAAGCTTTCGAAATTGCCAACCGAAAAATGGGCTCGCTAAGTCCGGTCGACGATTTCGAAGACGTCGCGGTCAGCGCAGTGAAATCGGTCTGTCTCAGGTTCCGGGAAGGGCAAAGTGAGTTTCTTGGAGAGCGTGAGTTAGGCGGGTTGTTGCAGCAGTTCGTCAACGGAAAAATTCGCACCCGGCGAAAGTATCACTACGCAGAAAAGCGAAACGTGAAACTCAACGCATCCAACGAAGGTGTTTCCCGGGACGACGGTTCTGGCGGGCAGTCACCGATTCAGCGTCATGCGATCGAGGACGCCAAATCCGTATGGTTGGATGAGCACTCGATCAGTTTGCCTCTCCCGGAACAGGCCTACCTCGCCTCGATGGTCGATGGCTTGGGAACCGATGTCCAAGGACTTTTTTCTGAACTGGTCAAGCGGTTGGGCGAGAACCCGCGAAAAGTTCTGATGCTGATCACGACGGGATCGATGTCGAACCGCCAGTTGGCCGAAGCGATGGATTGTGCTCCTGCGTCAATTGAGCGGTATCGAAAAGCGATTCGTAGAAAGCTCGAGGAGATCGTCAACGAATGA
- a CDS encoding ExeM/NucH family extracellular endonuclease, translated as MTLTKAIARTNFLAMMTIGLLILTIGLLIQFASHSSANAETNGSNDVAVANHANLQPATTKQRSDNKPVVIEGDLSAIDWRSHVGKKVVIKGELVVVDTYDLARRGQIKVARERLYIPTSQIDPNDSDPAENSFEGGSNVAKVVAAQKFNDNAIITIDDGTPKENIFPPTLFPRLGKSIPTVRIGSKITGVTGKLVKAGNNLLLVPSKRFRFTPAERPERPNVGKANVTVASFNVLNYFTTIDNGRNNARGADSKSEFKRQEAKLVSAIIGLGADVIGLMELENNLESEKQLVAALNKEIGSEVFKACGLPDGFDAAPGGENAIRVGIIYRSDRVSPVGEVSMVSDVAFDGARTPIVQSFKPNRGSEKSFSLIVNHFKSKGGSDRADVANKNKGDGQGAYNATRRAQSLAICNYIDAMKQDDAEARVLVVGDLNAYGQEDPVDAMRAKGLVDLRERSASGAGDGERDYSYIYYGQSGNLDHAMATESLANDVTGIATWHINSDEPRFLDYNQEYNPKPLYEADPFRSSDHDPVLIGIGN; from the coding sequence ATGACCCTCACAAAAGCAATCGCTCGTACCAATTTTCTTGCCATGATGACGATTGGCTTGCTGATCCTGACAATCGGCTTGCTGATCCAATTTGCATCACACTCGTCGGCCAATGCAGAAACGAATGGCTCCAACGATGTCGCCGTCGCGAATCATGCAAATCTTCAGCCAGCGACAACGAAGCAGCGTTCCGATAACAAACCAGTCGTCATCGAGGGCGACTTGAGCGCAATCGATTGGCGTTCGCACGTTGGGAAAAAAGTGGTCATCAAAGGCGAATTGGTCGTCGTGGATACTTACGATTTGGCTCGCCGTGGACAAATCAAAGTCGCGCGCGAGCGACTTTACATCCCGACCAGTCAAATCGATCCCAACGATTCGGATCCTGCAGAAAACTCATTCGAAGGCGGCAGCAACGTCGCGAAAGTAGTCGCAGCGCAAAAGTTCAACGACAACGCGATCATCACGATCGATGATGGGACCCCGAAGGAAAACATATTCCCACCGACTCTGTTTCCGCGACTTGGTAAATCAATCCCGACAGTCCGAATTGGATCGAAAATCACTGGCGTCACGGGAAAGCTCGTGAAGGCTGGAAACAATCTATTGCTTGTTCCCAGCAAACGGTTTCGTTTTACGCCAGCCGAACGTCCTGAACGACCGAATGTCGGTAAAGCCAATGTGACCGTGGCCAGCTTCAACGTGCTCAACTATTTCACCACGATCGACAACGGACGCAACAACGCCCGCGGAGCCGATTCCAAATCTGAGTTCAAGCGGCAAGAGGCCAAACTGGTTTCCGCCATTATTGGATTGGGAGCCGACGTGATCGGATTGATGGAGCTCGAAAACAATCTCGAATCCGAGAAACAGCTGGTGGCAGCCCTCAACAAGGAGATCGGCAGCGAAGTGTTCAAGGCCTGCGGGCTTCCCGATGGTTTTGACGCGGCTCCCGGCGGTGAAAACGCCATTCGTGTTGGCATCATCTACAGGTCGGATCGCGTGTCTCCCGTTGGCGAAGTTTCGATGGTGAGTGACGTCGCCTTCGATGGAGCCCGGACACCGATTGTGCAGAGCTTCAAACCCAACAGAGGTTCGGAAAAGTCGTTCTCCTTGATTGTGAATCACTTCAAATCAAAGGGCGGTTCGGACCGGGCTGACGTTGCGAACAAAAACAAAGGTGACGGCCAAGGCGCCTACAACGCGACCCGCCGCGCGCAGTCTCTCGCAATCTGCAACTACATCGACGCGATGAAACAGGATGACGCGGAAGCACGTGTTCTGGTGGTTGGCGACTTGAATGCTTACGGGCAGGAAGATCCAGTCGATGCGATGCGAGCCAAGGGTTTGGTGGATCTTCGAGAACGATCCGCAAGCGGTGCTGGCGATGGAGAACGGGATTACTCGTACATCTACTATGGCCAATCCGGGAACCTCGACCATGCGATGGCGACAGAAAGTTTGGCCAACGATGTGACCGGGATTGCGACGTGGCACATCAACTCGGACGAACCGCGGTTTCTGGATTACAACCAGGAGTACAATCCAAAGCCGCTGTACGAAGCCGATCCGTTTCGCAGTTCGGACCACGATCCTGTTCTGATCGGAATTGGGAACTAG
- a CDS encoding sulfotransferase domain-containing protein, giving the protein MKNQNVLIVSHRRSGTHLTIDSIRNNFPRMMAQEYVVLETFDPAHQCFQSVPELRQLTANGERIIKTHFPFDAVPDLPTEEARYSTELFHDSKLIYVVRNGLDVMASLYEFRRGHKKEVEEMSFSQFIREPSYVKYAGSMDKVTYWANHVESWLNSPLKEKILVVQFEDWMQDYAQTLKKIGKHLDMKRDWFKTDVRLGKRQKKKAQIERTWVEPRKGKMGDYLNYFSQEDLDYFFDRCENVMTRLGYRVEDFATAAKF; this is encoded by the coding sequence ATGAAGAACCAAAACGTCCTGATCGTTTCGCACCGACGCTCTGGAACTCACCTGACGATCGACTCGATTCGAAATAACTTTCCGCGGATGATGGCGCAGGAATACGTCGTCCTCGAGACTTTCGATCCGGCTCATCAGTGCTTCCAATCCGTCCCTGAATTGCGGCAGCTTACGGCGAACGGAGAGCGGATCATCAAGACGCATTTTCCGTTTGATGCTGTTCCAGATTTGCCGACAGAAGAAGCCAGGTATTCGACTGAACTTTTTCATGATTCGAAACTGATCTACGTCGTTCGCAATGGCCTTGATGTTATGGCGTCACTTTATGAGTTTCGCCGCGGCCACAAAAAAGAAGTCGAGGAGATGTCATTCAGTCAGTTCATCCGCGAACCTTCTTACGTCAAGTATGCCGGTTCGATGGACAAGGTGACTTACTGGGCGAATCATGTGGAGTCCTGGTTAAACTCGCCGCTCAAGGAAAAAATTCTAGTCGTTCAATTTGAAGACTGGATGCAGGACTACGCTCAGACTTTGAAAAAAATAGGCAAACATCTGGACATGAAGCGAGACTGGTTCAAAACGGATGTCCGACTCGGAAAGCGTCAGAAAAAGAAAGCTCAGATCGAGCGGACTTGGGTCGAACCGAGGAAAGGCAAAATGGGAGATTACTTGAACTATTTCAGCCAGGAAGACCTCGACTACTTTTTTGACCGATGTGAAAACGTCATGACCAGACTCGGCTATCGCGTCGAAGATTTTGCAACTGCCGCGAAATTCTGA
- a CDS encoding dienelactone hydrolase family protein, which translates to MYRRFLLALALIAVCNGLSSADEAEIQTNTVAYADGELQFEGFVAIPDSADKDNPKPAVLVVHQWMGLTDYEKSRCQQLAKLGYVAFALDIYGKGVRPANPKEAGAQSSKYKSDRDLYRSRLTLGLEQLLKQTGVDQNNVAAIGYCFGGTGVLELARSGAKVNGVVSFHGGLDSPNPADGENIQCKILVCHGADDPFVPAKGIEAMKAEFDAAKVDWQMISYSGAVHAFTQPMAGDDPSKGAAYQAAADRRSWAQMQVFFDELFGE; encoded by the coding sequence ATGTATCGCCGTTTCCTGTTGGCTCTCGCTCTTATCGCTGTCTGCAATGGTTTGTCTTCGGCTGACGAGGCTGAAATCCAAACGAATACCGTTGCGTACGCCGATGGAGAATTGCAGTTCGAAGGATTCGTCGCCATTCCCGATTCGGCGGACAAAGACAACCCGAAACCTGCCGTGCTGGTTGTCCACCAATGGATGGGGCTGACCGACTACGAGAAATCTCGATGTCAACAATTGGCGAAGCTGGGATACGTCGCATTTGCGCTCGACATCTATGGCAAAGGCGTGCGTCCCGCCAATCCGAAAGAGGCAGGTGCGCAGTCTTCAAAATACAAGTCGGATCGCGACCTGTATCGCAGCCGACTGACGCTTGGTCTGGAACAGTTGCTCAAACAAACCGGCGTCGACCAGAACAACGTCGCGGCCATCGGATACTGCTTTGGTGGAACCGGCGTTTTGGAACTGGCGCGGAGTGGAGCCAAAGTCAATGGAGTCGTCAGTTTCCATGGCGGCCTCGATTCTCCCAACCCGGCAGATGGAGAGAACATTCAGTGCAAGATCCTGGTATGTCACGGCGCCGATGATCCTTTCGTCCCTGCGAAGGGCATCGAGGCGATGAAGGCTGAGTTCGATGCGGCGAAAGTGGATTGGCAAATGATCTCCTACTCGGGTGCTGTCCACGCGTTTACGCAACCGATGGCCGGCGACGATCCATCCAAAGGCGCGGCCTATCAAGCGGCGGCTGACCGACGGTCCTGGGCTCAAATGCAAGTATTCTTTGACGAACTGTTCGGCGAGTAG
- a CDS encoding MBL fold metallo-hydrolase, with amino-acid sequence MKSMLPICRFVFIAAWLAWAIGSLDVREANGQDGVKLIVLGVAQDAGFPQAACRKDCCADAWKDATLRRHVTCVAIVDEASGQRWLFDCTPDFPQQVRMLDEAFPSKKPGTALDGILLTHAHIGHYAGLIHLGREVIGANSVPVYAMPRMGKFLKSNGPWSQLVSLNNISINGLENETSIQLNDQITVTPFQVPHRDEFSETVGFKIKGPNQTAVFLPDIDKWSKWNQKIEEVVRGCDVAYLDGTFFDNGEIPGRDMSLIPHPFVSESIARFSSLEKDERSKIRFIHFNHTNPVLQPNHPAKSRIERAGMSVASEGEIIDL; translated from the coding sequence ATGAAAAGCATGCTTCCGATTTGCCGTTTCGTTTTCATCGCAGCCTGGTTGGCATGGGCGATTGGCTCACTCGATGTCCGCGAAGCCAACGGGCAGGACGGTGTCAAACTGATCGTTTTGGGCGTCGCACAGGACGCCGGATTTCCGCAGGCTGCGTGCCGCAAAGACTGTTGTGCGGACGCGTGGAAAGATGCGACTCTGCGCCGCCATGTCACTTGCGTTGCCATCGTCGACGAAGCTTCCGGGCAACGTTGGCTTTTTGATTGCACGCCGGATTTTCCGCAACAGGTCCGGATGCTGGACGAGGCCTTTCCTTCCAAAAAACCTGGCACGGCGCTGGATGGCATCTTGCTGACTCACGCACACATCGGGCACTACGCAGGCTTGATTCACCTGGGACGAGAAGTTATCGGAGCCAACTCAGTCCCCGTTTATGCGATGCCACGAATGGGGAAATTCCTGAAATCGAATGGGCCGTGGAGTCAGCTTGTTTCGCTAAACAACATCTCGATAAATGGTCTGGAAAATGAAACATCGATTCAACTGAACGACCAAATCACGGTGACTCCATTTCAGGTGCCGCACCGGGATGAGTTTTCGGAAACGGTTGGCTTCAAAATCAAAGGCCCCAACCAGACCGCGGTCTTTCTTCCGGACATCGACAAATGGAGCAAGTGGAACCAGAAGATCGAGGAAGTCGTCCGGGGTTGCGATGTGGCGTATCTGGACGGTACTTTTTTTGACAATGGAGAAATCCCTGGCCGAGACATGTCGCTGATTCCGCATCCGTTTGTGAGCGAGAGCATTGCCCGGTTTTCGTCGTTGGAGAAGGACGAACGATCGAAGATCCGATTCATCCATTTCAACCACACCAATCCAGTGCTCCAGCCAAACCATCCGGCAAAAAGCAGAATCGAACGGGCAGGAATGAGTGTCGCCAGCGAGGGCGAAATCATCGATCTGTAA
- a CDS encoding cyclic-phosphate processing receiver domain-containing protein, which yields MTEMLTLLWLDDERNPAEQRWQSCFPIQHATIQWVKSYAEFAEWILEHSIPDAICFDHDLGDGPSGMDCAKWLVDFCLDHDEKLPQWNIQSANPIGKRNIEALLKSFERVQGESTD from the coding sequence ATGACTGAAATGCTCACCTTGCTTTGGTTGGACGATGAACGCAATCCCGCAGAACAGCGATGGCAAAGCTGTTTTCCAATTCAGCACGCCACGATTCAATGGGTTAAATCCTACGCAGAATTTGCTGAATGGATATTGGAACACTCAATTCCTGATGCAATTTGTTTCGACCATGATTTAGGCGACGGTCCCTCAGGAATGGATTGCGCGAAATGGCTTGTCGATTTCTGTCTCGATCACGATGAAAAATTACCGCAGTGGAATATTCAAAGCGCAAATCCAATTGGAAAGCGAAATATCGAGGCACTTCTCAAGAGCTTCGAGCGAGTTCAAGGCGAATCCACAGACTGA
- the bamE gene encoding outer membrane protein assembly factor BamE domain-containing protein → MLQKTASQNSDLKPFLKFCATVAFALMLAGSIPIVASYYFGASADNVMAIDPGMTKAQVEKLLGTPDQIDGANWLYSVRGHSDLVQIQFTNGRVIQISF, encoded by the coding sequence ATGCTTCAAAAAACAGCATCGCAGAATTCTGACCTCAAACCCTTTCTGAAATTCTGCGCGACTGTTGCTTTTGCTTTGATGTTGGCTGGCTCCATCCCGATTGTTGCTTCGTATTACTTCGGTGCGTCTGCAGACAACGTGATGGCGATTGATCCTGGCATGACTAAGGCCCAAGTCGAAAAACTTTTGGGAACTCCGGATCAAATCGACGGCGCCAATTGGTTGTACAGTGTCCGCGGACATAGTGACCTGGTTCAAATCCAATTCACCAATGGCAGAGTAATCCAAATCTCATTCTAA
- a CDS encoding IS3 family transposase translates to MKYAWIKQHRDQYSITLMCEIFGVSKSGYYDSIDRPESKRAVRSRAIRESVKQVYEESGQIYGSYKIAEELANDAQLETACRNTVATAMREMGLKSCVSRQFKPTTTKSDPDKKPAENLLSQEFDAEAPNRKWVADITYLPTVGGWVYLAVVLDLFSRKVVGWQMSDRLTTPIVTEALRKAIESRRPESGTLLHHSDRGCQYTSDAFQGILRTLNIQCSMSRTGCCYDNAVMERFFWSLKHEWTKHRRYGNLEEARISVFKYIEAFYNSKRIHQTLGYQTPEEFERNYRAALAA, encoded by the coding sequence GTGAAGTACGCGTGGATCAAACAACATCGCGACCAGTATTCCATCACGCTGATGTGTGAAATCTTCGGTGTCAGCAAGAGCGGCTACTACGATTCGATTGATCGGCCCGAGAGTAAACGTGCGGTTCGTTCTCGCGCGATTCGCGAATCTGTGAAACAGGTCTACGAAGAATCAGGGCAGATCTACGGCAGCTACAAGATCGCTGAGGAACTTGCTAACGACGCTCAACTGGAAACGGCTTGTCGCAACACGGTAGCGACAGCCATGCGAGAAATGGGGCTTAAAAGCTGTGTTTCGCGACAGTTCAAACCAACGACGACCAAGTCAGACCCTGACAAAAAGCCTGCTGAGAATCTTCTCTCCCAGGAGTTTGATGCCGAGGCTCCGAATCGCAAGTGGGTGGCAGACATCACTTACTTGCCGACGGTCGGTGGTTGGGTTTACCTCGCAGTAGTGCTGGACCTGTTCAGCCGCAAAGTTGTCGGTTGGCAGATGAGCGATCGATTGACGACACCGATCGTTACCGAAGCCTTGAGGAAAGCGATTGAATCCAGACGGCCAGAGTCCGGAACGCTGCTTCATCACAGCGACCGAGGCTGTCAGTACACCAGCGACGCGTTTCAGGGAATTCTTCGCACGCTGAACATTCAGTGCTCGATGAGCCGAACAGGATGCTGTTACGACAATGCCGTCATGGAGCGCTTCTTCTGGTCGCTGAAGCACGAATGGACGAAGCATCGTCGCTACGGAAACCTTGAAGAGGCTCGCATCAGCGTCTTCAAATACATCGAGGCGTTTTACAACTCGAAGAGAATTCATCAAACTCTGGGATACCAGACGCCCGAAGAATTCGAAAGAAACTATCGTGCAGCTTTAGCTGCTTAA
- a CDS encoding transposase: MSSNGKRTRRTFSEEFKRDAVNLIVSEGYSFRAAAEAVNVNENSLRNWHRKYAPEPEPCGPEASLQQVLEENKRLRKQLKRAELEREILKKATAYFAKESQ, from the coding sequence ATGTCAAGCAATGGAAAACGCACACGCCGGACTTTTTCAGAAGAGTTCAAGCGTGATGCGGTCAATCTGATCGTCAGTGAGGGCTACTCGTTTCGAGCCGCCGCTGAAGCCGTCAATGTCAACGAGAACAGCCTTCGCAACTGGCATAGAAAGTATGCTCCGGAGCCTGAACCTTGCGGTCCCGAGGCATCGCTGCAACAGGTTCTTGAAGAGAACAAACGCCTTCGCAAGCAGCTGAAGCGTGCGGAACTGGAACGTGAAATCCTAAAAAAGGCGACGGCGTACTTCGCGAAGGAGTCGCAGTGA
- a CDS encoding TrkH family potassium uptake protein produces the protein MNTPERIKLKHIHPLKALLIGYLGYIGLGWILLCLPWSQGSGQVGPLDHLFTATSAVSTTGLATVGTSNSYSFFGQIVILALIQMGGIGYMTLGSFILLARNRELPAARKNVARWAFVLPEGFNVVHFVRNVVLFTFAIEFLGALGLFFAFRSAGVENAIWQAIFHSVSAFCTAGFSLFPDSLEQFSTNFWVLSIVAMLSVSGATGFLVMSDLFGSLSGKRDRVTLTTRIILHATGWMIVVGWIGLFLLEPSYRNLSNEDRVLASGFQAMSALTTVGFNSTSIPTFAHAPVFLLLLMMILGASPSGTGGGLKSTSVSAALATVWSTLKGRSNVTFWGCEVPAHRLTMAFSSVVFYVIIFFAGGLVLLCLQPEPMADVLFEAASALGTVGLSRGITGDLTPLSKFVVIALMFIGRIGPITFGLALFSGESKPLEMEDLAV, from the coding sequence TTGAACACCCCGGAACGAATTAAATTGAAGCACATTCATCCACTCAAAGCGTTGCTAATCGGATACCTAGGCTATATTGGTCTCGGCTGGATTCTTCTTTGCCTTCCTTGGAGTCAAGGCAGCGGTCAAGTCGGCCCGTTGGACCACCTATTCACAGCGACCTCTGCCGTCAGCACGACTGGGCTGGCGACGGTTGGAACATCCAACAGCTACTCCTTTTTCGGCCAAATCGTGATACTTGCATTAATCCAGATGGGTGGCATCGGATACATGACCCTTGGGTCGTTCATTCTATTGGCAAGAAACCGCGAATTGCCGGCGGCTCGAAAGAACGTTGCTCGCTGGGCATTTGTATTGCCCGAAGGTTTTAATGTTGTTCATTTCGTCCGGAACGTGGTTCTGTTTACTTTCGCAATTGAATTTCTCGGAGCCCTCGGATTGTTTTTTGCATTTCGTTCCGCAGGGGTAGAAAACGCGATTTGGCAAGCCATATTTCACTCGGTTAGCGCGTTCTGCACTGCAGGATTTAGCTTGTTCCCAGATAGCCTTGAACAGTTTTCGACAAACTTTTGGGTTCTCTCTATTGTCGCGATGCTGAGTGTTTCTGGTGCAACAGGGTTTCTGGTCATGAGTGACCTCTTTGGCTCACTATCCGGCAAACGAGATCGAGTAACTTTGACGACTCGAATCATTCTACATGCGACCGGATGGATGATCGTCGTGGGGTGGATAGGCCTATTCCTGCTCGAACCGAGTTATCGCAATTTATCGAATGAGGATCGCGTGCTGGCTTCCGGATTTCAAGCCATGTCCGCCCTGACAACCGTCGGTTTCAACTCAACATCGATTCCAACATTTGCACACGCGCCGGTGTTCCTGCTGCTGCTGATGATGATTCTTGGCGCGTCGCCTTCCGGAACCGGTGGCGGACTTAAGTCAACATCAGTATCCGCTGCATTGGCCACCGTGTGGAGTACATTGAAGGGGCGATCCAACGTCACTTTTTGGGGTTGTGAAGTCCCCGCTCACCGACTGACGATGGCTTTCTCTTCAGTTGTTTTTTATGTCATTATTTTCTTCGCTGGCGGACTCGTCCTCCTTTGTCTTCAGCCAGAACCAATGGCAGACGTTCTATTTGAAGCCGCATCTGCCTTGGGAACGGTTGGGCTATCTCGCGGCATCACCGGGGATTTAACGCCGCTCTCGAAGTTTGTAGTAATTGCGTTAATGTTCATTGGGCGAATCGGTCCAATCACATTTGGTCTGGCTCTTTTCTCGGGTGAGTCAAAGCCATTGGAAATGGAGGATTTGGCAGTCTGA
- a CDS encoding ankyrin repeat domain-containing protein, protein MIRIPFLLFAFFVNATCSAQSPHTLLWTGDKANAKIALLKMKEDPSWIHRLDGDKRTPLHIAARFGYVDVVSWLLENGADVNAEAYNKFTPLHLTTNPGIAELILEKKPDMGLRSAHGQTPLQRAIAELRHLRSIDEDVPDVKKDIEHLETLVGLYVDFMGENIDLVSAIRLGHSDQVSRMLMQTPSKADGNAYGRTPLREAAAWGQLEICKLLVNKYRAKVNDFERGQGEPIIISALPHPEIVRLLIENGADLETRITSPSGRGDIGDEATALHFAAAYGHPESIKYLIDAGVPIFVSTRDVLSGTNFDQMAFDVAIQFGRLDNLKALLGNNKYGDALRAKPKFLDRAILYVVGGDSDPSEMLVVLRKNGANLRAVDDAGNTPLHIAAKANSKSAIRYLLRHGCEQTRNKDKQFPYELTTDPEVKSLLLQSG, encoded by the coding sequence ATGATTCGAATTCCATTTTTGCTTTTTGCGTTTTTTGTCAATGCTACCTGTAGCGCCCAGTCGCCGCATACCTTGCTTTGGACTGGGGATAAGGCAAACGCTAAGATCGCTCTTCTGAAGATGAAAGAGGATCCTTCCTGGATCCATCGCTTAGATGGCGACAAGCGTACTCCACTGCATATTGCTGCTCGATTTGGGTACGTCGATGTGGTTTCTTGGCTCCTTGAAAACGGTGCCGACGTTAACGCCGAAGCCTATAACAAATTCACGCCTTTGCACTTAACAACAAATCCTGGAATTGCTGAACTCATTCTAGAAAAGAAACCCGACATGGGTCTACGCTCGGCTCACGGTCAAACACCGCTTCAAAGAGCCATTGCCGAACTCAGGCATCTTCGCAGCATTGACGAGGACGTCCCAGATGTAAAAAAGGACATTGAGCACCTGGAAACATTAGTCGGGTTATATGTTGATTTCATGGGTGAAAACATCGATTTGGTCTCGGCCATTCGACTCGGCCATTCAGACCAAGTTTCGCGCATGTTGATGCAGACACCATCCAAAGCAGATGGAAACGCATATGGCCGAACACCACTCAGGGAGGCCGCCGCTTGGGGGCAACTTGAAATATGCAAACTACTTGTGAATAAATACAGGGCAAAAGTAAATGACTTCGAACGCGGCCAAGGGGAGCCGATAATCATATCCGCATTGCCGCATCCGGAAATCGTGAGGCTGTTGATTGAAAATGGGGCTGATCTGGAAACGCGGATAACAAGTCCATCCGGGCGTGGAGACATCGGTGATGAGGCAACGGCACTGCATTTTGCGGCTGCTTATGGCCACCCCGAGTCAATCAAATACTTGATAGACGCTGGCGTTCCTATTTTCGTAAGCACTCGTGATGTTCTGAGTGGAACAAATTTTGACCAAATGGCATTCGACGTAGCCATTCAGTTCGGGCGATTGGACAATCTCAAGGCGCTCTTGGGGAATAATAAATATGGAGATGCCTTACGTGCAAAACCAAAGTTCCTTGATCGTGCGATACTTTATGTAGTTGGCGGTGACTCGGATCCTTCCGAGATGTTAGTCGTTCTGAGAAAAAACGGGGCAAATCTCCGGGCGGTCGACGACGCCGGAAATACGCCCCTTCATATAGCCGCAAAGGCTAACTCAAAATCTGCAATTCGCTACCTCTTAAGGCATGGTTGCGAGCAGACAAGAAACAAGGACAAGCAATTTCCTTACGAATTAACGACAGATCCTGAAGTGAAGTCGTTACTTCTGCAGTCTGGATAA